A region of Pseudopipra pipra isolate bDixPip1 chromosome 10, bDixPip1.hap1, whole genome shotgun sequence DNA encodes the following proteins:
- the PCCB gene encoding propionyl-CoA carboxylase beta chain, mitochondrial isoform X1 — translation MAAVRVLCRAAGPALPVFLCLSRAASGARPPPVPQRIEEKRRAALLGGGQARIDAQHKRGKLTARERILLLLDPDSFDEYDMFVEHRCADFGMDSSKNKYPGDSVVTGRGRINGRLAYVFSQDFTVFGGSLSGAHAQKICKIMDQAAMVGAPVIGLNDSGGARIQEGVESLAGYADIFLRNVLCSGVVPQISLIMGPCAGGAVYSPALTDFTFMVKDTSYLFITGPDVVKSVTNEDVTQEQLGGAKTHTAVSGVAHRAFENDIDALLNLREFFNYLPLSNRDPAPVCECHDPSDRPVPELDTVVPSESTKAYDMLDIIHSIVDEREFFEIMPSYARNIVVGFARMNGRTVGIVGNQPKVASGCLDINSSVKGARFVRFCDAFNIPLLTFVDVPGFLPGTAQEYGGIIRHGAKLLFAFAEATVPKITVITRKAYGGAYDVMSSKHLRGDANYAWPTAEVAVMGAKGAVQIIFRGKEANAEQEYVDKFANPFPAATRGFVDDIIQPSTTRRRICHDLDVLASKSQASPWKKHANIPL, via the exons ATGGCGGCGGTGCGGGTGCTGtgccgggcggcggggccggccctGCCCGTGTTCCTGTGCCTGTCCCGGGCCGCCTCGGGGGCCCGCCCTCCCCCCGTGCCCCAGCGCATCGAGGAGAAGCGCCGCGCCGCGCTGCTGGGCGGCGGCCAGGCCCGCATCGACGCCCAGCACAAGCGG GGAAAGCTGACAGCAAGGGAACGAATTCTGCTGCTCTTGGACCCCGACAGCTTTGATGAATATGACATGTTTGTGGAACACAGATGTGCTGACTTTGGGATGGACTCTAGTAAGAATAAG TACCCTGGGGACAGTGTGGTGACGGGCCGGGGGCGCATCAATGGCAGGCTGGCCTATGTCTTCAGCCAG GATTTTACTGTGTTTGGAGGCAGTTTATCTGGAGCTCATGCCCAGAAGATCTGCAAG ATCATGGATCAGGCTGCCATGGTGGGAGCCCCCGTGATTGGGCTGAACGACTCCGGAGGAGCCCGCATCCAGGAGGGAGTGGAGTCCTTGGCAGGCTATGCAGACATATTCCTG AGAAATGTTCTGTGTTCTGGGGTGGTTCCCCAGATCTCCCTCATCATGGGTCCCTGTGCTGGTGGAGCTGTGTATTCCCCTGCCTTAACTGATTTCACATTCATGGTCAAG gacacaTCCTACCTGTTCATCACCGGCCCTGATGTGGTGAAGTCTGTCACCAATGAAGATGTCACCCAGGAGCAGCTCGGGGGGGCCAAGACACACACTGCTGTGTCTG GAGTTGCCCACAGAGCCTTTGAGAACGACATCGATGCTCTGCTGAACCTCCGGGAGTTCTTTAATTATTTACCCCTGAGCAACCGTGACCCCGCCCCGGTGTGTGAGTGCCACGATCCCAG TGACCGCCCTGTTCCCGAGCTGGACACCGTGGTCCCGAGTGAATCCACCAAAGCCTACGACATGCTGGACATCATCCACTCG ATTGTGGATGAGAGGGAATTCTTCGAGATCATGCCATCCTACGCCAGGAACATCGTGGTTGGATTTGCCAGGATGAACGGACGGACTGTTGGGATAGTGGGCAACCAACCCAAGGTGGCATCAG GGTGCTTAGACATAAACTCTTCTGTGAAGGGAGCCCGCTTTGTTCGCTTCTGTGACGCCTTCAACATCCCCCTGCTCACGTTTGTGGACGTTCCTGGATTCCTGCCAG GCACAGCCCAGGAGTACGGTGGGATCATCCGGCACGGTGCCAAACTGCTGTTTGCTTTCGCAGAAGCAACTGTGCCTAAAATCACTGTCATCACCAGGAAG GCCTATGGTGGTGCCTACGACGTGATGAGCTCCAAGCACCTGAGAGGAGACGCGAACTACGCCTGGCCCACGGCCGAGGTGGCCGTGATGGGAGCCAAG GGCGCTGTGCAGATCATCTTCAGAGGAAAGGAGGCCAACGCGGAGCAGGAGTACGTGGATAAGTTTGCAAACCCCTTTCCTGCTGCCACGAGAG GGTTTGTTGATGACATCATCCAGCCTTCCACCACCCGCAGGCGGATCTGCCACGACCTGGACGTGCTGGCCAGTAAATCCCAGGCCAGTCCCTGGAAGAAACATGCCAATATCCCACTGTGA
- the PCCB gene encoding propionyl-CoA carboxylase beta chain, mitochondrial isoform X2: protein MFVEHRCADFGMDSSKNKYPGDSVVTGRGRINGRLAYVFSQDFTVFGGSLSGAHAQKICKIMDQAAMVGAPVIGLNDSGGARIQEGVESLAGYADIFLRNVLCSGVVPQISLIMGPCAGGAVYSPALTDFTFMVKDTSYLFITGPDVVKSVTNEDVTQEQLGGAKTHTAVSGVAHRAFENDIDALLNLREFFNYLPLSNRDPAPVCECHDPSDRPVPELDTVVPSESTKAYDMLDIIHSIVDEREFFEIMPSYARNIVVGFARMNGRTVGIVGNQPKVASGCLDINSSVKGARFVRFCDAFNIPLLTFVDVPGFLPGTAQEYGGIIRHGAKLLFAFAEATVPKITVITRKAYGGAYDVMSSKHLRGDANYAWPTAEVAVMGAKGAVQIIFRGKEANAEQEYVDKFANPFPAATRGFVDDIIQPSTTRRRICHDLDVLASKSQASPWKKHANIPL from the exons ATGTTTGTGGAACACAGATGTGCTGACTTTGGGATGGACTCTAGTAAGAATAAG TACCCTGGGGACAGTGTGGTGACGGGCCGGGGGCGCATCAATGGCAGGCTGGCCTATGTCTTCAGCCAG GATTTTACTGTGTTTGGAGGCAGTTTATCTGGAGCTCATGCCCAGAAGATCTGCAAG ATCATGGATCAGGCTGCCATGGTGGGAGCCCCCGTGATTGGGCTGAACGACTCCGGAGGAGCCCGCATCCAGGAGGGAGTGGAGTCCTTGGCAGGCTATGCAGACATATTCCTG AGAAATGTTCTGTGTTCTGGGGTGGTTCCCCAGATCTCCCTCATCATGGGTCCCTGTGCTGGTGGAGCTGTGTATTCCCCTGCCTTAACTGATTTCACATTCATGGTCAAG gacacaTCCTACCTGTTCATCACCGGCCCTGATGTGGTGAAGTCTGTCACCAATGAAGATGTCACCCAGGAGCAGCTCGGGGGGGCCAAGACACACACTGCTGTGTCTG GAGTTGCCCACAGAGCCTTTGAGAACGACATCGATGCTCTGCTGAACCTCCGGGAGTTCTTTAATTATTTACCCCTGAGCAACCGTGACCCCGCCCCGGTGTGTGAGTGCCACGATCCCAG TGACCGCCCTGTTCCCGAGCTGGACACCGTGGTCCCGAGTGAATCCACCAAAGCCTACGACATGCTGGACATCATCCACTCG ATTGTGGATGAGAGGGAATTCTTCGAGATCATGCCATCCTACGCCAGGAACATCGTGGTTGGATTTGCCAGGATGAACGGACGGACTGTTGGGATAGTGGGCAACCAACCCAAGGTGGCATCAG GGTGCTTAGACATAAACTCTTCTGTGAAGGGAGCCCGCTTTGTTCGCTTCTGTGACGCCTTCAACATCCCCCTGCTCACGTTTGTGGACGTTCCTGGATTCCTGCCAG GCACAGCCCAGGAGTACGGTGGGATCATCCGGCACGGTGCCAAACTGCTGTTTGCTTTCGCAGAAGCAACTGTGCCTAAAATCACTGTCATCACCAGGAAG GCCTATGGTGGTGCCTACGACGTGATGAGCTCCAAGCACCTGAGAGGAGACGCGAACTACGCCTGGCCCACGGCCGAGGTGGCCGTGATGGGAGCCAAG GGCGCTGTGCAGATCATCTTCAGAGGAAAGGAGGCCAACGCGGAGCAGGAGTACGTGGATAAGTTTGCAAACCCCTTTCCTGCTGCCACGAGAG GGTTTGTTGATGACATCATCCAGCCTTCCACCACCCGCAGGCGGATCTGCCACGACCTGGACGTGCTGGCCAGTAAATCCCAGGCCAGTCCCTGGAAGAAACATGCCAATATCCCACTGTGA